The Cohnella abietis genome has a segment encoding these proteins:
- the spoIIAA gene encoding anti-sigma F factor antagonist → MSLQVELEQHRNVLIVRLRGELDHHTADVVRFKMEDAILRGRCDHVVLSMKDLQFMDSSGLGVILGRYKLVKSRGGKMVVCDTQASVKRLFELSGLFKILSFYETERSALASLEVVS, encoded by the coding sequence ATGAGCTTACAGGTCGAGCTGGAGCAGCACCGCAATGTACTGATCGTCCGTCTGAGGGGAGAATTGGATCATCATACGGCGGATGTCGTCCGGTTTAAGATGGAGGATGCCATATTAAGAGGACGGTGCGACCACGTCGTTCTGAGCATGAAGGACTTGCAATTCATGGACAGCTCAGGGCTGGGCGTCATACTTGGACGTTATAAGCTTGTCAAAAGCCGTGGCGGCAAAATGGTCGTGTGCGACACGCAGGCGAGTGTAAAACGATTGTTCGAGCTATCGGGGCTGTTTAAGATTTTATCCTTTTACGAAACCGAACGTTCGGCATTAGCCAGTCTGGAGGTCGTATCCTAA
- the spoIIAB gene encoding anti-sigma F factor, giving the protein MSGHNYMKLTFASRSENESFARVSVAAFVTQLDPTMEQLDEIKTVVSEAVTNAIIHGYNGSTAGMVTVEAEIDGDTVMISIQDQGKGIEDLELARQPLFTSRPELERSGMGFTIMENFMDEFEVVSSAEGGTSLRMKKRIESKKVLFN; this is encoded by the coding sequence ATGAGCGGACACAATTATATGAAACTTACGTTTGCCAGTCGTTCCGAGAATGAGTCTTTTGCTAGAGTATCAGTCGCAGCATTTGTCACCCAATTAGATCCAACGATGGAGCAGCTTGATGAGATTAAGACGGTCGTTTCCGAAGCGGTTACCAATGCCATTATTCACGGCTATAACGGAAGCACGGCAGGCATGGTTACCGTTGAGGCTGAGATTGACGGAGATACTGTAATGATCTCTATTCAAGATCAGGGAAAAGGTATTGAAGATTTGGAGCTGGCACGCCAGCCTTTGTTTACTTCTCGTCCAGAGCTGGAGCGTTCGGGTATGGGCTTCACGATTATGGAAAACTTCATGGATGAGTTCGAAGTCGTCAGTTCAGCGGAGGGCGGAACTTCGCTCAGAATGAAGAAACGGATAGAGTCCAAAAAAGTGTTATTTAATTAA
- the sigF gene encoding RNA polymerase sporulation sigma factor SigF, which translates to MESEWKRSSPPTYLDDSEVKRLIALSQSGDTIARDTLVNSNIRLVWSVVQRFSNRGYDSDDLFQIGCIGLLKSVDKFDLSYDVKFSTYAVPMIIGEIQRFLRDDGTLKVSRSLKELANRVRKVKDELSKRLGRAPTISEVAEEIGVTPEEIVFAQEANKPPASIHETVFENDGDPITLMDQIADESQERWFDKLALTEAIQGLSDRERLIVYLRYYRDQTQSEVAGRLGISQVQVSRLEKKILQNIKDQIAQ; encoded by the coding sequence ATGGAATCAGAATGGAAACGATCTTCTCCGCCGACTTACTTGGATGACAGTGAAGTGAAGCGTCTAATTGCGCTCAGTCAATCCGGAGATACGATCGCGCGTGATACACTCGTTAATAGCAATATTCGGTTAGTATGGTCGGTCGTTCAAAGGTTCTCGAACCGAGGATATGACAGCGATGACCTGTTTCAAATTGGTTGTATAGGGCTACTTAAGTCAGTCGATAAGTTCGATCTTTCCTACGATGTTAAGTTTTCTACATACGCTGTTCCCATGATAATTGGAGAGATTCAAAGATTCCTTAGGGATGATGGCACGCTGAAGGTAAGTCGCTCTCTTAAGGAACTGGCTAACCGTGTACGTAAGGTTAAGGATGAGCTTTCCAAAAGATTAGGACGTGCGCCAACGATCAGTGAGGTCGCTGAAGAAATTGGCGTTACGCCTGAAGAAATTGTTTTTGCCCAAGAAGCGAATAAACCGCCGGCATCCATACATGAGACGGTATTCGAGAATGATGGGGATCCGATTACTTTAATGGATCAAATTGCCGACGAATCGCAGGAGCGATGGTTCGATAAGCTCGCTTTAACCGAAGCCATACAAGGTCTGAGCGATCGTGAGAGACTAATTGTTTACTTGCGGTATTACCGAGATCAAACCCAATCAGAGGTCGCCGGTCGGCTCGGTATCTCACAGGTACAAGTTAGCCGACTGGAGAAAAAAATTCTTCAGAATATTAAGGACCAAATAGCCCAATAG
- a CDS encoding stage V sporulation protein AA: MESSSPESKIVYVRMRRRAIVRPHSVVTLGDVARLVTVGRLEERLKRLPLHTISAKDGNLLLIDMLQVVKAIREAEPGMVIETFGEPHVLLEISPSREIKPRWVILVLAWLLLFFGSGMAMMNFHADVNMPAVQRRITELITGRPDSHPWLFQIPYSIGIGMGMLLFFNRLFRKRHNDEPNPLEVEMFMYQENVNHYVITEEYNKKHEDHSGKERG; the protein is encoded by the coding sequence TTGGAGAGCTCCAGTCCAGAGTCCAAAATCGTCTATGTCCGTATGCGAAGGAGAGCAATTGTCCGTCCTCATTCTGTAGTTACATTAGGGGATGTTGCAAGGTTGGTTACGGTTGGTCGCTTGGAGGAAAGATTGAAAAGGCTCCCTCTTCACACGATCTCAGCCAAAGATGGTAATCTGCTGCTTATTGATATGTTACAGGTGGTCAAGGCCATTAGAGAAGCTGAGCCTGGCATGGTTATTGAGACATTCGGCGAGCCTCATGTATTGCTCGAGATTTCCCCGAGTAGAGAGATCAAGCCTCGTTGGGTAATTTTGGTGCTTGCTTGGCTGCTATTATTTTTCGGGTCGGGGATGGCTATGATGAATTTTCACGCTGATGTAAATATGCCCGCTGTGCAGCGCAGAATTACGGAGCTTATAACGGGTCGTCCTGACTCACATCCGTGGCTCTTTCAGATTCCTTATTCAATTGGCATTGGGATGGGGATGCTACTATTCTTTAATCGGCTATTTCGCAAACGGCACAACGACGAGCCCAATCCGCTCGAAGTGGAAATGTTCATGTATCAGGAGAATGTGAACCATTACGTAATTACCGAAGAGTACAACAAAAAACATGAAGATCACTCGGGAAAAGAACGTGGCTGA
- a CDS encoding stage V sporulation protein AB has protein sequence MKITREKNVAEVGQGLLLSVIGLAGGFAVGSAYVALLIVLDLIPRLVQLTRAYRRSVIFESGILFGALYWSSADLFNWSFKLPASILLIPAIFQGLFVGMFAAALTEVLNVIPILSKRFKLMPHLFSLLLAMVLGKVVGSLIDWLWLHP, from the coding sequence ATGAAGATCACTCGGGAAAAGAACGTGGCTGAGGTAGGGCAAGGATTATTGTTGAGTGTTATCGGGCTGGCCGGGGGGTTTGCAGTTGGAAGTGCTTATGTTGCATTGCTGATTGTGCTCGATCTTATTCCAAGATTGGTGCAATTAACGAGGGCATATCGTCGTTCAGTTATATTCGAATCGGGTATTTTGTTTGGTGCTTTATATTGGAGTAGTGCTGATTTATTCAACTGGTCCTTTAAGCTTCCGGCAAGCATACTTCTTATCCCGGCTATTTTCCAGGGGCTATTCGTCGGGATGTTCGCTGCGGCGTTGACTGAGGTGCTTAACGTCATTCCCATTCTGTCTAAGAGATTTAAGCTGATGCCGCATCTGTTTTCTTTGCTGCTCGCTATGGTACTTGGGAAAGTTGTAGGTTCATTAATTGATTGGCTGTGGTTGCATCCTTAA
- a CDS encoding spore germination protein has protein sequence METTEHGSMDLEHTIPLDIHSLGKGGSDKQQGEHSGEQQLNKDDGKVKINPTSSEQARKSQHRIPDNMEHWKDLLKQTIGLNKSFEVQVREMTFGSHRVALLFLSVFAKDASLTEIIKRLTYLEPDSIKNPDAMQAFLENYVPAIQIMKTTSFPKMIDEVLMGNTAFYVDGQSAALIIDAKSFPGRNPEQPSLEKVVRGSQDGFTETLLMNVGLVRRRLRDPNLRFEMLKVGRRTQTDVCIGYIDDIANTELVESIRDKINSIDIDGIPLADKQLEEMMVGGGWSPFPLARYTERPDVVAAQLLDGSVTIIVDTSPSAILLPTTYFDLVQHAEENRQNPFMGTYMRWVRYLGMLASLVLMPLWFLFNDKQTMRPEWLWFIGADKVGQIPIILQFLIAELGVDLLRLAAVHTPAPLVTAMTLLSAILIGDIAVKTGLFINEVILYMAVSAIGMFATPSYELGLANRIVRLALLLAVFFFHEIGFVVVSTFVFLYLAFERSFNAPYLWPFLPFNAAAFRNIILRIPLPLNKTRLSLYRTKKSRKQPI, from the coding sequence GTGGAAACGACTGAACACGGCAGCATGGATTTGGAGCATACGATACCACTGGACATCCATTCACTAGGGAAGGGTGGAAGTGACAAGCAGCAAGGGGAACACTCTGGAGAGCAACAATTAAACAAGGACGATGGTAAAGTTAAAATAAATCCAACCTCGTCTGAGCAAGCACGTAAGTCGCAGCATCGAATCCCAGATAACATGGAGCACTGGAAAGATCTGCTGAAGCAGACTATTGGGCTGAATAAGAGCTTCGAGGTTCAAGTTCGCGAGATGACCTTCGGTAGCCATCGTGTCGCTTTACTGTTTCTGAGTGTTTTTGCCAAGGATGCTTCATTAACTGAAATCATTAAACGGCTGACATATCTGGAGCCTGACAGTATTAAGAATCCCGATGCGATGCAAGCCTTCCTAGAGAATTATGTTCCAGCTATACAAATAATGAAGACAACCTCATTCCCCAAAATGATCGATGAGGTACTCATGGGAAATACAGCCTTCTACGTTGATGGCCAATCCGCTGCATTGATCATTGATGCTAAGTCCTTTCCTGGCCGCAATCCTGAGCAGCCGTCATTAGAAAAGGTCGTTCGTGGAAGCCAAGACGGCTTTACAGAGACTCTTCTGATGAATGTCGGCCTCGTCCGTAGAAGATTAAGGGATCCGAACCTGCGATTCGAGATGTTAAAGGTAGGTCGTCGAACGCAAACTGATGTATGTATCGGGTACATTGATGATATAGCGAACACAGAGCTTGTTGAATCCATTCGGGATAAAATCAATTCCATTGATATCGACGGTATACCTCTGGCCGATAAACAGCTAGAGGAGATGATGGTTGGCGGGGGCTGGAGTCCATTCCCACTTGCTCGATATACAGAAAGACCAGATGTCGTCGCTGCTCAGCTACTAGATGGAAGTGTAACAATTATCGTTGATACTTCTCCGAGCGCGATACTTTTGCCGACCACCTATTTTGACCTAGTACAGCATGCAGAAGAAAACCGTCAGAACCCTTTTATGGGGACATACATGCGCTGGGTAAGATATCTAGGAATGCTGGCTTCACTCGTACTGATGCCGCTTTGGTTTCTATTTAATGACAAGCAAACGATGCGACCCGAGTGGCTTTGGTTCATAGGGGCTGATAAAGTGGGTCAAATACCGATTATTCTTCAATTTCTGATCGCGGAGCTAGGAGTCGATTTACTCAGGCTAGCGGCTGTCCACACACCTGCTCCTTTAGTTACGGCTATGACTTTGCTGTCCGCCATTTTAATTGGCGACATAGCAGTGAAAACAGGCTTGTTCATTAACGAGGTCATTCTGTACATGGCTGTTTCTGCGATCGGGATGTTCGCTACTCCAAGCTACGAATTAGGTTTGGCAAATCGAATTGTTAGGCTAGCCCTTCTATTGGCTGTTTTCTTTTTCCATGAGATTGGTTTTGTAGTGGTATCTACATTCGTGTTTCTTTACCTAGCTTTCGAGAGATCCTTTAACGCACCGTACTTGTGGCCTTTCCTGCCCTTTAACGCTGCTGCGTTTCGAAACATTATTCTCCGCATACCGCTTCCGTTAAATAAGACACGACTTTCGCTATATCGCACGAAGAAAAGCCGCAAGCAGCCCATCTAA
- the lysA gene encoding diaminopimelate decarboxylase — MFLHGTSKINSKGHLEIGGCDVTDLAQEFGTPLYIVDEALVRQRAREFMEAFRTTGLRHQVAYASKAFCVMAMCRVAEEEGMSLDVVSDGELYTALQAGFPAERIHFHGNNKTPEEIVMALDAGIGCFVVDNFDELHLLNALAADKGKRVNVLLRITPGVEAHTHDYISTGQQDSKFGFDLGNGTAFTAIETAIGLSSLKVLGVHSHIGSQIFEVEGFRMAVEKVAAFAVEIRDRLNHTFTVLNLGGGFGIRYVEGDQPLPVGVYVQAIADAVRTTCENANFALPEVWIEPGRSIIGDAGTTLYTVGTSKDIPGVRKYIAVDGGMTDNPRPALYESKYEAVLANRANDTLNELVSVAGKCCESGDMLIWDLKLPAVQSGDLLAVFCTGAYNYAMASNYNRIRRPAVVFVKDGKADLVVARETYHNIVGNDIIPQRLQKEAVSK; from the coding sequence ATGTTTTTACATGGTACAAGCAAAATTAATAGTAAGGGTCATCTTGAGATCGGAGGCTGTGATGTTACAGACTTGGCACAAGAGTTTGGAACGCCTCTATACATTGTGGATGAAGCACTTGTGCGCCAACGTGCTAGAGAATTTATGGAAGCCTTCCGTACAACCGGACTTCGTCACCAGGTCGCTTATGCGTCCAAAGCTTTTTGCGTTATGGCTATGTGTCGTGTAGCAGAAGAAGAGGGCATGAGTCTCGATGTTGTATCTGACGGGGAATTATATACCGCGCTTCAAGCAGGCTTCCCAGCAGAGCGCATTCATTTCCATGGCAATAACAAAACACCTGAAGAAATTGTAATGGCACTTGATGCTGGAATTGGCTGCTTTGTCGTCGACAATTTCGATGAGCTGCATCTTTTGAATGCATTAGCAGCAGATAAAGGCAAGCGCGTTAACGTATTGCTTCGGATTACGCCGGGAGTCGAGGCACATACCCATGATTACATCTCTACAGGTCAACAGGACTCCAAGTTCGGCTTTGATCTTGGCAATGGTACGGCATTTACAGCTATTGAAACTGCTATTGGCTTATCGAGCTTGAAGGTTCTGGGCGTGCATTCTCATATCGGCTCGCAAATCTTTGAAGTTGAAGGCTTCCGTATGGCTGTTGAGAAGGTAGCGGCATTCGCCGTAGAGATTAGAGACAGGCTTAATCACACATTCACAGTTCTTAACTTGGGTGGAGGCTTCGGAATCCGTTATGTGGAAGGCGATCAGCCGCTCCCTGTTGGTGTTTATGTGCAAGCTATTGCCGATGCTGTTCGGACGACTTGCGAAAATGCGAACTTTGCGTTGCCTGAAGTATGGATCGAGCCGGGCCGCAGTATTATCGGCGATGCAGGTACGACTTTGTATACAGTAGGGACAAGTAAGGACATCCCAGGGGTTCGTAAATATATTGCAGTTGATGGTGGAATGACTGACAACCCGCGTCCTGCTTTATACGAGTCTAAATATGAGGCGGTTCTGGCGAACCGTGCGAACGATACATTAAACGAGCTAGTGTCTGTTGCTGGAAAATGTTGTGAGAGCGGAGATATGCTTATATGGGATTTGAAGCTGCCTGCTGTTCAGTCTGGTGATTTGCTGGCTGTATTCTGCACAGGTGCTTACAATTATGCAATGGCAAGCAACTATAACCGGATTCGTCGCCCAGCTGTTGTGTTCGTTAAGGACGGCAAAGCAGATCTCGTTGTAGCTCGTGAAACTTATCATAACATTGTTGGTAATGATATCATTCCACAGCGCTTGCAGAAGGAAGCTGTTTCGAAGTAA
- a CDS encoding peptidylprolyl isomerase has protein sequence MSKQALIKLADGKEITLELFNEDAPNTVANFEKLANEGFYDGIPFHRVIPGFVAQGGCPNGNGTGGPGYSINCEHNKNKHERGSLAMAHRGPNTGGSQFYICFQPQPHLDGVHTVFGKVSSGMELVDSLKGQEKMESIRVSDAV, from the coding sequence TTGTCTAAACAAGCACTGATTAAATTGGCTGATGGTAAAGAGATTACATTGGAACTATTCAACGAGGATGCTCCTAACACCGTTGCCAACTTCGAGAAGCTAGCTAATGAGGGATTCTATGATGGAATTCCGTTCCACCGTGTTATTCCAGGGTTTGTCGCACAAGGTGGCTGCCCGAATGGTAATGGTACAGGTGGTCCTGGATATTCGATCAACTGCGAGCATAATAAAAACAAACACGAGCGCGGTAGCTTAGCTATGGCACACCGTGGACCGAACACAGGCGGAAGCCAGTTCTACATCTGTTTTCAGCCGCAGCCGCACCTAGATGGCGTTCATACGGTGTTTGGGAAAGTAAGCTCCGGTATGGAGCTTGTAGATTCTCTTAAAGGGCAAGAAAAAATGGAATCTATCCGAGTTAGCGACGCGGTATAG
- the ribD gene encoding bifunctional diaminohydroxyphosphoribosylaminopyrimidine deaminase/5-amino-6-(5-phosphoribosylamino)uracil reductase RibD, which yields MEMLNDEFYMQLALNLAESASGQTGVNPVVGCVIVHSGRIVGMGAHLKRGEGHAEVNALNMAGEQARGATAYVTLEPCSHYGVTPPCCERLIVEGVSRVVVATVDPNPLVAGKGIQRLRESGIQVEVGILETKATQINEVFNKFILTKMPFVTLKTALSLDGRIATRTGHSRWITGEKSREAVHTLRHRHNAIMVGVDTVVSDDPELTTRLSVPGLHPTRIIVDSRLRVPLTSRVLNEAAPTIILTTDLAELTKVRQLEDQGVEVLQCGAGPRVDLVKAMALIGERGISSILLEGGGMLNGAMLEAGLVDKLMLFYAPIIVGGDGAPSAFAYKGPEEMSSALRLQGVSMQAYGEDWCISGYPTSNSSIEHLGKADVKEEK from the coding sequence ATGGAAATGCTGAATGACGAATTTTATATGCAATTGGCTCTGAATTTAGCGGAAAGTGCATCCGGTCAAACCGGTGTTAATCCGGTAGTCGGCTGTGTTATCGTCCATAGCGGACGAATAGTAGGGATGGGTGCTCACTTGAAGCGTGGCGAAGGTCATGCGGAGGTTAATGCCTTAAATATGGCAGGAGAGCAGGCGCGAGGAGCGACGGCTTATGTGACGTTAGAGCCGTGCAGCCACTATGGCGTTACGCCTCCCTGCTGCGAAAGACTTATTGTGGAAGGCGTATCCCGGGTCGTTGTTGCAACTGTCGATCCAAATCCGTTAGTAGCGGGCAAAGGCATTCAGAGGTTACGGGAGTCGGGTATTCAAGTAGAGGTTGGAATACTTGAAACGAAGGCTACCCAAATAAACGAAGTATTTAACAAGTTTATTTTAACCAAAATGCCTTTCGTAACCTTGAAAACGGCTTTGTCGCTTGATGGTCGTATAGCAACTCGCACGGGGCATAGTAGATGGATAACGGGGGAAAAGTCTCGTGAAGCTGTGCACACGCTAAGACACCGGCATAATGCCATTATGGTAGGTGTAGATACTGTTGTCTCAGATGATCCTGAGCTCACGACGAGATTAAGCGTACCGGGCTTACACCCGACGCGGATTATCGTTGATTCTAGGCTGAGGGTTCCACTCACCTCGCGTGTTCTTAACGAAGCTGCACCTACGATCATATTGACAACTGATCTCGCCGAGCTTACAAAAGTCAGGCAACTAGAAGATCAAGGTGTAGAGGTGCTCCAATGTGGCGCAGGTCCTCGTGTTGATCTTGTTAAGGCAATGGCCTTGATCGGGGAACGTGGAATAAGCTCCATTCTGCTTGAGGGTGGAGGTATGCTGAACGGAGCTATGCTGGAAGCTGGTTTGGTCGATAAGCTAATGTTGTTCTATGCCCCCATCATTGTTGGCGGGGATGGCGCTCCATCTGCTTTTGCTTATAAAGGTCCAGAGGAAATGTCCTCAGCCCTTCGTTTACAGGGGGTATCTATGCAGGCATACGGCGAGGATTGGTGCATCTCGGGCTATCCGACAAGCAATTCATCAATTGAGCATCTTGGGAAGGCCGACGTTAAGGAGGAGAAGTAA
- the ribE gene encoding riboflavin synthase gives MFTGLIEEMGTLRSVQRRGEAMILSISASEVLTDVKMGDSIAVNGVCLTVVDFDRSTFSVDVMPETYRLTNLHSIQPGSALNLERAMKVGGRFGGHLVQGHVDGTGTIRDRAVEANAVVYRIEPKDSELLRHVVQQGSVTLDGISLTVVSVDRSASQFTVSIIPHTLKETVLQHKHSGDTINIECDILGKYVDHLLSMREGQPASRSGGLTESVLRDNGFM, from the coding sequence ATGTTTACGGGACTCATTGAAGAAATGGGTACGCTCCGGTCGGTCCAGCGACGGGGGGAAGCGATGATACTTAGTATATCTGCTTCTGAAGTGCTAACTGACGTAAAAATGGGCGATAGTATAGCAGTGAATGGTGTTTGCTTAACTGTAGTAGATTTCGATCGCAGCACCTTCAGCGTTGATGTAATGCCTGAAACCTACCGATTAACGAACCTACACTCCATTCAACCAGGAAGCGCGTTAAATCTGGAACGGGCGATGAAGGTCGGTGGGCGATTCGGAGGTCATCTCGTCCAAGGTCATGTGGATGGAACGGGCACGATTCGAGACAGGGCAGTTGAAGCAAACGCTGTGGTGTACCGAATTGAGCCAAAGGATTCAGAGCTCCTACGACATGTTGTGCAGCAAGGCTCGGTAACTTTAGACGGGATTAGTCTTACAGTTGTATCTGTCGATCGGAGCGCCAGTCAGTTCACGGTTTCCATTATTCCACACACGCTAAAGGAAACGGTGCTGCAGCATAAACATTCTGGAGATACGATTAATATCGAATGCGATATTTTAGGCAAATATGTTGATCATTTGTTAAGTATGCGAGAAGGGCAGCCAGCTAGCCGATCAGGAGGCTTAACGGAGTCTGTTCTACGTGATAATGGATTTATGTGA
- a CDS encoding bifunctional 3,4-dihydroxy-2-butanone-4-phosphate synthase/GTP cyclohydrolase II, whose protein sequence is MARNKFDLIEDAIYDLMRGKVIIVVDDEDRENEGDLIALADKATPEVINFMIKEARGLLCVPITPEKAEALDLPPMVSHNTDYHGTAFTVSVDHISTTTGISAPERSISVKALIDPSAKPSDFRRPGHIFPLIAKKGGVLRRAGHTEAAVDLAKLCGSSPAAVICEIIKEDGTMARLPDLEIFAEEHSLKLITIKDLIHYRNEKEKLVKREVEVRMPTDFGVFNALAYTNEVDNKEHVAFVKGEIDGSKPVLVRVHSECLTGDVFHSHRCDCGPQLEAALRQIDEAGSGVLLYMRQEGRGIGLINKLKAYSLQEQGLDTVEANIKLGFAPDLREYGIGAQILKDIGIKDIRLLTNNPRKIKGLEGYGLNVVERVPIQMAENVDNTGYLHTKKDKLGHLLSFKGDPDYLI, encoded by the coding sequence ATGGCAAGAAATAAATTTGATCTTATTGAAGATGCGATTTATGATTTAATGAGAGGTAAAGTGATCATTGTTGTCGATGATGAGGATCGCGAGAATGAAGGAGATTTAATCGCGCTTGCCGATAAGGCTACTCCTGAGGTCATAAATTTTATGATCAAGGAGGCACGAGGACTTCTATGCGTCCCGATCACACCGGAGAAGGCGGAAGCTCTTGACCTCCCGCCAATGGTCAGTCACAATACGGATTATCATGGAACAGCGTTTACGGTTTCCGTTGACCATATTTCGACAACGACAGGTATATCTGCTCCAGAGCGTTCAATATCTGTCAAGGCGCTTATCGATCCGTCAGCCAAGCCAAGCGATTTCCGCAGACCTGGTCACATTTTTCCACTAATTGCGAAAAAGGGTGGCGTGCTCAGACGGGCAGGTCATACGGAGGCAGCTGTCGACCTAGCTAAATTATGCGGATCTTCTCCTGCGGCCGTCATTTGCGAAATCATTAAAGAAGATGGCACTATGGCAAGATTGCCTGATCTTGAAATATTTGCTGAGGAGCACTCTCTGAAGCTGATTACGATCAAGGACTTGATTCACTACCGCAACGAGAAAGAAAAGCTTGTCAAAAGAGAAGTTGAGGTTAGAATGCCTACCGATTTCGGTGTATTTAACGCTCTTGCTTATACGAATGAAGTGGACAATAAAGAGCATGTTGCTTTTGTTAAAGGTGAGATTGACGGCTCGAAGCCCGTATTGGTTCGAGTACATTCCGAATGCTTAACAGGAGATGTGTTCCATTCCCATCGTTGCGATTGCGGTCCGCAATTGGAAGCAGCGCTCAGACAGATCGATGAAGCTGGCAGCGGTGTTCTGCTCTATATGAGACAAGAAGGCCGTGGGATAGGGCTAATCAACAAATTAAAAGCTTATAGCCTCCAAGAGCAGGGATTAGACACTGTGGAAGCGAATATTAAGCTTGGGTTTGCTCCGGATTTGCGGGAATATGGCATTGGGGCGCAGATTTTGAAGGATATTGGCATCAAGGATATTCGATTGCTGACGAATAATCCACGTAAAATCAAAGGCTTAGAGGGATATGGACTAAATGTTGTAGAACGCGTTCCGATCCAGATGGCTGAGAATGTAGATAATACGGGATATTTGCACACGAAGAAAGATAAGCTAGGTCACCTGCTTTCCTTTAAAGGCGATCCTGATTACTTAATATAA
- the ribH gene encoding 6,7-dimethyl-8-ribityllumazine synthase, whose product MSIVYEGHLVSKGLKYGVVVGRFNEFITSKLLGGALDALKRHGVEENEIEIAWVPGAFEIPFIAQKLAESGKYDAVITLGAVIRGSTPHFDYVSSEVTKGVAAISLKTGVPTIFGVLTTDSIEQAVERAGTKAGNKGWDAATTAIEMANLTRSIKG is encoded by the coding sequence ATGTCAATCGTATATGAAGGTCATTTAGTTTCCAAAGGTTTAAAATATGGGGTAGTTGTAGGCAGATTTAACGAGTTCATTACTTCCAAGCTGCTAGGCGGCGCTTTAGATGCATTAAAGCGTCATGGTGTTGAGGAGAACGAGATCGAAATTGCATGGGTTCCTGGAGCGTTCGAAATTCCTTTTATCGCTCAAAAGCTAGCTGAGAGTGGCAAATATGATGCTGTTATTACCCTTGGGGCGGTTATTCGCGGTTCTACGCCGCATTTTGACTATGTTAGCAGCGAAGTAACTAAAGGTGTTGCGGCCATTTCATTAAAAACAGGTGTACCGACGATCTTCGGTGTACTGACTACGGATAGCATTGAACAAGCGGTAGAACGTGCAGGAACGAAAGCCGGAAATAAAGGCTGGGATGCTGCCACTACGGCGATCGAAATGGCGAATTTAACTCGCTCAATTAAAGGCTAA
- a CDS encoding segregation and condensation protein A, with the protein MLYKLETFEGPLDLLLHLIDKAEIDIQDISINDITDQYMAYLGAMQELELDITSEFLVMAATLLSMKSRQLLPKPPVTEEPWLTVDDDDYLDPREELIRKLLEYRKFKSVAGQLREKEWDRSQVYTREPTDLSPFEKVVQTNPVEGLHIDDLVNAFQKAMRRLAGRHRVSSIHKDEISVKDRIRDIINTLKSRTHGGRLLFSQLLGDGEDRQEIVVTFLAILELMKRKWVSCHQSGLFDEIVLTWTGREDNNGLLDIEIST; encoded by the coding sequence ATGCTATACAAGCTAGAGACGTTCGAGGGACCGCTAGATTTATTGCTTCATCTCATCGACAAAGCGGAAATTGATATTCAGGATATTTCGATTAACGATATAACGGATCAATATATGGCATACCTCGGGGCTATGCAAGAGCTGGAGCTAGACATTACCAGCGAGTTTCTCGTCATGGCCGCTACATTGCTTTCCATGAAGAGCCGTCAGCTGCTTCCGAAGCCGCCGGTAACGGAAGAGCCTTGGCTAACGGTGGACGATGATGATTACTTAGACCCTAGGGAAGAGCTAATCCGTAAGCTGCTTGAATATCGAAAGTTCAAATCGGTGGCAGGGCAGTTAAGGGAAAAGGAATGGGATCGCAGTCAAGTCTATACACGTGAACCTACGGATTTGTCTCCTTTCGAGAAGGTTGTGCAGACTAATCCCGTGGAAGGCTTGCACATTGATGATCTAGTAAATGCTTTCCAGAAAGCAATGCGACGCTTGGCAGGTCGCCATAGGGTTTCTTCGATCCACAAGGATGAAATATCGGTAAAAGATCGCATTCGTGATATAATTAATACATTAAAAAGCCGCACTCATGGTGGAAGGCTGTTATTCTCACAGCTCCTTGGGGATGGTGAGGACCGTCAGGAAATTGTAGTAACCTTCCTGGCTATTCTTGAGCTAATGAAACGGAAATGGGTATCCTGCCATCAAAGCGGTTTATTCGATGAAATTGTGTTAACGTGGACGGGAAGAGAGGATAACAATGGATTACTCGACATTGAAATCAGTACTTGA